From a single Micromonospora pallida genomic region:
- the thiS gene encoding sulfur carrier protein ThiS, which produces MELTVNGVGRSLPDTATVVDLVRAVTADHRGVAVAVNGEVVPRTGWPATALRDGDRVEVLSAAQGG; this is translated from the coding sequence GTGGAACTGACGGTCAACGGCGTCGGGCGGAGCCTGCCCGACACGGCGACGGTGGTGGACCTGGTTCGCGCGGTCACCGCCGACCATCGCGGGGTGGCGGTCGCGGTCAACGGCGAGGTGGTGCCCCGGACCGGCTGGCCGGCCACGGCGCTGCGCGACGGTGACCGGGTCGAGGTGCTCAGCGCGGCGCAGGGCGGGTGA
- the thiO gene encoding glycine oxidase ThiO, producing MVAGDPCSSKSGNRGPLLAPEVAVVGGGAVGWAVAWRCAARGMSVTVHDPASGSGASTVAAGMLAPVAEAYFGESALTGLLVASAARWPTFAAELTAASDVDLGYRTEGTLIVGLTGDDLAEVRRLGAYQQELGLPVTLLRPSGLRVREPALAPRVRGGAFAPGDHQVDPRRLLVALRSAAERAGAVLVEASVDQLGELAAPAVVVAAGCGTAALTGLPIRPVKGQILRLRAPGGGPPGFRHVVRGYVDGEQVYVVPRADGEVVVGATVEERTDPAVTAGAVLRLLRAAVDLLPELAEYDLVETTVGFRPGTPDNAPVLGALPGRPGVLVAAGHHRHGIVLTPVTADLVADLVTTGAPDPMLAPFTPDRFAPPMRPATGP from the coding sequence GTGGTAGCAGGGGACCCTTGCTCATCAAAAAGCGGTAACAGGGGTCCCCTCCTTGCACCGGAGGTGGCGGTGGTGGGGGGTGGGGCCGTGGGGTGGGCGGTGGCTTGGCGCTGCGCCGCCCGGGGAATGTCGGTGACCGTGCACGACCCGGCGTCCGGGTCGGGGGCGTCCACCGTGGCCGCCGGGATGCTCGCCCCGGTCGCCGAGGCGTACTTCGGGGAGAGCGCGCTGACCGGGCTGCTCGTCGCGTCCGCCGCCCGCTGGCCGACGTTCGCCGCCGAGCTGACCGCCGCCAGCGACGTCGACCTGGGGTACCGCACCGAGGGCACCCTGATCGTCGGGCTCACCGGTGACGACCTGGCCGAGGTGCGCCGGCTCGGGGCGTACCAGCAGGAGCTGGGGCTGCCGGTCACTCTGCTGCGCCCCAGTGGGCTGCGGGTCCGCGAGCCGGCGCTCGCCCCCCGGGTGCGCGGCGGTGCGTTCGCCCCCGGCGACCACCAGGTCGACCCCCGCCGCCTGCTGGTGGCCCTGCGGTCCGCCGCCGAGCGGGCCGGCGCGGTGCTGGTCGAGGCCTCGGTCGACCAGCTCGGCGAGCTGGCCGCGCCGGCCGTCGTGGTCGCCGCAGGCTGCGGCACCGCCGCCCTCACCGGCCTGCCGATCCGGCCGGTGAAGGGGCAGATCCTCCGGCTCCGCGCGCCCGGTGGCGGCCCGCCGGGCTTCCGGCACGTCGTCCGGGGGTACGTCGACGGCGAGCAGGTGTACGTCGTGCCCCGGGCCGACGGGGAGGTGGTGGTCGGGGCGACCGTCGAGGAGCGGACGGATCCGGCCGTCACCGCCGGGGCGGTGCTGCGGCTGCTCCGGGCGGCCGTCGACCTGCTGCCCGAGCTGGCCGAGTACGACCTGGTCGAGACGACCGTCGGATTCCGTCCCGGCACCCCGGACAACGCCCCGGTCCTCGGCGCGCTCCCCGGCCGACCCGGGGTGCTCGTCGCGGCGGGCCACCACCGGCACGGCATCGTGCTCACCCCGGTCACCGCCGACCTGGTCGCCGACCTGGTCACCACCGGGGCCCCCGACCCGATGCTCGCCCCCTTCACCCCGGACCGGTTCGCCCCGCCCATGCGGCCGGCGACCGGTCCGTGA
- the thiD gene encoding bifunctional hydroxymethylpyrimidine kinase/phosphomethylpyrimidine kinase, translating to MTPTTVLTVAGSDSGGGAGIQADLKVFAALGAYGTSVVTAVTAQNTRGVDAVLPLPPATVTDQLDSVLGDFRVRAVKTGMLGTPAIADAVAGAARAGRLPNLVVDPVLVATSGHRLGVVGAVERLLPYALVVTPNRAEAEALTGAPVTTVGEMVVAAEALAAGGPAYVVVTGGDVAADDEAVDVLHGPGGTTVLRAPRVDTRHHHGTGCSFSAAIAVRLAAGDPVPTAVATAKEYVTRALTGARDWELGAGRGPLDHFGWS from the coding sequence GTGACCCCGACGACCGTGCTCACCGTCGCCGGCTCCGACTCCGGTGGCGGTGCCGGCATCCAGGCCGACCTGAAGGTCTTCGCCGCGCTCGGCGCGTACGGCACCAGCGTGGTCACTGCCGTGACCGCGCAGAACACCCGGGGCGTGGACGCCGTTCTGCCGCTGCCGCCGGCCACGGTCACCGACCAGCTCGACAGCGTGCTCGGCGACTTCCGGGTCCGGGCGGTCAAGACCGGCATGCTCGGCACCCCGGCGATCGCCGACGCGGTGGCCGGGGCGGCCCGGGCCGGGCGGCTGCCGAACCTGGTCGTCGACCCGGTGCTCGTCGCCACCAGCGGACACCGGCTCGGCGTGGTCGGCGCGGTCGAGCGGCTGCTGCCGTACGCGCTGGTGGTGACGCCGAACCGCGCGGAGGCCGAGGCCCTCACCGGAGCGCCGGTGACCACGGTCGGGGAGATGGTCGTCGCCGCCGAGGCGTTGGCCGCCGGCGGCCCGGCGTACGTCGTGGTCACCGGGGGCGACGTGGCCGCCGACGACGAGGCGGTCGACGTGCTGCACGGGCCCGGCGGCACCACCGTGCTCCGTGCGCCCCGGGTGGACACCCGGCACCACCACGGCACCGGCTGTTCGTTCTCGGCGGCGATCGCCGTCCGACTGGCAGCGGGCGACCCGGTGCCGACGGCGGTGGCGACCGCCAAGGAGTACGTCACCCGTGCGCTGACCGGCGCGCGGGACTGGGAACTGGGCGCGGGACGCGGCCCGCTGGACCACTTCGGCTGGTCCTGA
- a CDS encoding thiazole synthase produces the protein MSAVSFLLGGTTFTSRLILGTGGAANLHVLERAIRASGTELVTLALRRVDPTSGHGGLLDLLDRCGVRLLPNTAGCYTAGEAVKVAHLARDAFDTDWVKLEVIGDERTLLPDGVELLRAAEQLVDDGITVLPYTSDDPVLARRLADVGCAAVMPAGAPIGSGLGVTNPHHIRLIRQEVDVPVILDAGIGTASDAALAMELGCDAVLLASAVTRAADPEAMAGAMRHAVEAGRLAYRAGRIPRRFHALASTPDEGRPDL, from the coding sequence GTGAGCGCGGTGTCCTTCCTCCTCGGCGGTACGACGTTCACGTCCCGGCTGATCCTGGGCACCGGTGGCGCGGCCAACCTGCACGTGCTGGAACGGGCGATCCGTGCCTCCGGCACCGAACTGGTCACCCTGGCGCTGCGCCGGGTCGACCCGACCAGCGGGCACGGCGGCCTGCTGGACCTACTCGACCGGTGCGGGGTGCGGCTGCTGCCCAACACCGCCGGTTGCTACACGGCCGGGGAGGCGGTGAAGGTCGCCCACCTGGCCCGGGACGCGTTCGACACCGACTGGGTGAAGCTAGAGGTGATCGGCGACGAGCGGACGCTCCTGCCCGACGGGGTGGAACTGCTGCGCGCCGCCGAACAGCTCGTCGACGACGGGATCACCGTCCTGCCGTACACCTCGGACGATCCGGTGCTGGCCCGGCGGCTGGCCGACGTGGGCTGTGCGGCGGTGATGCCGGCCGGCGCGCCGATCGGCTCCGGCCTCGGCGTCACCAATCCACACCACATCAGGCTGATCCGGCAGGAGGTCGACGTGCCGGTGATCCTGGACGCCGGCATCGGCACCGCCAGCGACGCCGCGCTCGCCATGGAACTCGGCTGTGACGCGGTGCTGCTGGCCAGCGCGGTCACCCGGGCCGCAGACCCGGAGGCGATGGCCGGCGCGATGCGCCACGCCGTCGAGGCCGGACGTCTCGCGTACCGGGCCGGTCGGATCCCGCGTCGTTTCCACGCCCTGGCCTCCACACCCGACGAAGGACGGCCAGACCTGTGA